The Solicola gregarius DNA window GTACTCGCCCGCGCCCATGGACAGGGCGCCGGCGAGCAGGCCGGCGAGCCCCGTGATCAGGACCGTCTCGTTCGACACCCCGCTCGCCGTCACGCCGAGCACCAGCGCGAGGTTGCTCACCAGGCCGTCGTTGGCGCCGAACACCGCGGCCCGGAACGTACCGGACAGGCGGCTTCGCCCGCGGGCCGCGAGCCCGCGTACGACCTCCTCGTGGATCCGCTCGTCGGCGGCCATCGTGTGGGTCGCGTCGTCGTCGTCCTCGTACGGAGACCGGCCCTCGGCACGCTGGGCCAGCGCGAGCACGAACACCGAGCCGAACCGGCGGGCCAGGAAGCCGAGGATGCGGGTACGTAGGTCGCTGCGCTGCGGGTGTCCGACGTCGTCTCCGAGCAGCTCTCGCCAGTGCGCCTCGTGGCGGCCCTCCGCCTCGGCGAGCGCGAGCAGGATCTCGCGTTCGGAGCCCGCCCGCCGGCCGGCGAGGTCGCGGTAGACGGCGGCCTCGGCGCGTTCGTTCGCGAGGTAGCGCCGCCAGCGCCGCAGATCGGCGTCGGACGGGTTGCGCTCGACTGGGGGAGACATGACGTTCCTTCCTCGGCTCCGGCCGAGGAAGGGTGCCTCGACCGGAGGATCTGGCACTGCTCCGGTCGAAGGTCTCGCTCGCCCTCGCGGGTGGTACGCCGGGCCGCGTTGGCCAGTGTGTCGACGCACCGCCGTCTCAACGAGACGGGAGCTACTCCCCTTCGGCGTACAGCATAACTTGCGCCCCATTCACATCGTTGTCCACAGCCGCGCCGGACGAACGGACGCGCGCGCTCGGCGGCCGCTACAGGTGTGGGTATGACATTCATCGATGCTGTACCGCGCCCGCTCGTCGTCACCTCGGATCCCGCGATGCTCGACGAGCTGCTGCGCCTCTGCGCGGCCGCCGGCGTCACGCCGGAGGTCGCATCCGATGCCGCGCAGGCGCGGCGGTCCTGGTCATCGGCGCCATGCGTCGTGGTCGGCCCGGGTCACGTCGACTCGCTCGCTCGTACGGTCGATCGGCGCGACGGGGTGGTGATCGTCGCCGAGCGTTCCGTCGATCCCGCCCTGTGGGAGCGCGCCGTCGACGTGGGTGCCGAGGGCGTCTTCGTACTGCCCGACGACGAGTCGGCGGTCGTCGACCTGCTCGCGGCCAGCACCGACCGGTCCGACGGCGAGGCATCCGTCGTTGCCGTCGTCGGAGGCACCGGCGGGTGTGGTGCATCGACGCTCGCGACCGGGCTGGCCGTCAGCGTCGTACACGACGGGCATTCCGCCATGCTCGTCGACGCCGATCCGCTCGGTGGCGGCATCGACATGCTGGTCGGCACCGAAGACGCCGAGGGTCTGCGCTGGCCCGACCTCGCCGTGACACACGGGCGCGTCAGCGGGGCATCTCTGCGCCAGGTGCTGCCGCGTACGTCCGGGCTGTCGGTGTTGTCGTGGGGCACGGCCGAGCTCGACGCCGTGCCGCGGGAGGCGATGAGCTCGGTGCTGTCGGCCGGTCGCCGCAGTCACGACCTGGTGGTCGTCGATGTCCCACGCTGGTTCGACGAGGCCGCCGAGGAGGCACTCGTACGCGCGTCGTGCGCTGTGCTCATCGTCTCGGCCGAGATCCGCGCGATCGCCGCCGCCCAGCGCGTCCTCGCCCGGTTACGGCCACTGTGCGCCGATGTTCGTCTTGTCGTACGCCTGCCCGGCCCGGCCGGCCTGCGAGCAGATGTCGTGGGCCGCACGATGGCGCTTCCGCTGACGGCGACGACGCGTACCGACCGGCGGCTGGCCGAGATGATCGACAACGGCTTCGGCCCGTTCGCCCGGCGTCGCGGGCCGTTGGGCTCGGCGTGCTCGAGCATCATCGAGGCCCTCGATCTCCCCGGCACGGTGGCGGCATGACGGCCGTCGCGGCCGAGCTGGTCGAGTCCGTACGCGAGACACTCGCCGAGAGCGGCGCACATCCGACGCCGTCCAACGTCGCGGGGGCGCTGCGATCGCAGGGGCGCCTGTACGGCAACGGCACGGTGCTCGCGCTCGTCGACGCGCTCCGCAGGGAGACG harbors:
- the ssd gene encoding septum site-determining protein Ssd encodes the protein MTFIDAVPRPLVVTSDPAMLDELLRLCAAAGVTPEVASDAAQARRSWSSAPCVVVGPGHVDSLARTVDRRDGVVIVAERSVDPALWERAVDVGAEGVFVLPDDESAVVDLLAASTDRSDGEASVVAVVGGTGGCGASTLATGLAVSVVHDGHSAMLVDADPLGGGIDMLVGTEDAEGLRWPDLAVTHGRVSGASLRQVLPRTSGLSVLSWGTAELDAVPREAMSSVLSAGRRSHDLVVVDVPRWFDEAAEEALVRASCAVLIVSAEIRAIAAAQRVLARLRPLCADVRLVVRLPGPAGLRADVVGRTMALPLTATTRTDRRLAEMIDNGFGPFARRRGPLGSACSSIIEALDLPGTVAA
- a CDS encoding VIT1/CCC1 transporter family protein, translated to MSPPVERNPSDADLRRWRRYLANERAEAAVYRDLAGRRAGSEREILLALAEAEGRHEAHWRELLGDDVGHPQRSDLRTRILGFLARRFGSVFVLALAQRAEGRSPYEDDDDATHTMAADERIHEEVVRGLAARGRSRLSGTFRAAVFGANDGLVSNLALVLGVTASGVSNETVLITGLAGLLAGALSMGAGEYVSVRSQRELLEAATPNPEARAAVPYLDVDANELTLVYRARGMSAEEAQNRAGEVLRNYTAHGSADITPATSADEHEAIGTGVGAGASSFCFFASGALIPVLPYLVGLTGLLAASIATVLVGIALLMTGAIVGLLSGGPPVRRALRQLAIGYGAAAVTYMLGLGLGTTGI